CCCTATTTCTTCCAGGCAGCCTCAAGGCTCCACTGTGGTGTGCAGAGACAGGGGGGGCTTGGCAGGTGGGGTTGCTGGGCATCTGCTGCTGACCAGGTGGGTAGGGTGGTCCTTTCAGCTGCCATGCTGGagggattcctttttttttttttttttgagacagggtctcactttgtcacccaggctggagcacaatggtgcaatcatgacttactgcagtctctacctcctgaggttcaggtgatcctcccaccgtagcccaagtagctgggactacaggtgtatgccatcacacccagccaattttgtattttttgtagagagaggctttccctatgttggccaggctggtctcgaactcctgggctcaagcaatccgcccaccttggccttccaagtgttaggattacaggcatgagccagcatgcctggcctggaAGGATTCCTATGTGGATGTTGAAACCTAGGAGAGTTGTGAGGTGTGGGGCTGAGGGTACCTTCACCTCCCCCATCCCTGCAGGGCCCTGAGTTGCTGCAAACTAGTGTCCAGGCCCACCCCTCCTGTCCCCCCTGGTTTGGGGACCAGAACCAGGACTCAAGGCCCTGCCCCAGTCTGTCCTTCCtctgtgggaccttgggcaagtcattcagCATTGCCAAGTGGCTGATAATGAACTGGACAGTCTGGTATTTTAGCTTCCTGtcccacaaaaacaaacagaagcccaagtatattgtaaataagatttcTTTTTGCAGATAAAACTGAACTCCAAAGCCTTTTACACTTTTGCTGCCTAAGTGCCCCCTCCAGCCCCCTGCCTGCTCGTGCGTCCATGGGCACCTCTGAACAAGGCCCAGACCAAGGCCTCGGGAAAGATGCCCCATCCCCAAGGGGCTATGCATTCCTGGTGAATGTTAGAAATCTTCCTTCCAGAGAAGGGTCAGGGAGCTGGTGTGGAGGGGCTTCCTCCTGGGGTGAAGGAGGTCGGGGTACATACCTGCTGGCCTTTCCTCACCCAGAGGCCAGCCCAATGCCCTGAGCATAACAAAGACAGACAATCACCTCTTGAAAGGGCTCACAATGATTGTACTTTATTGATGTGTTACAGGAGGTAAGGActttctgcttaaaatatttaaaatttacatgtgcacacaaacatacacaggtTCCCCCACCCGTGGGGAAGAGCGAGATGACTCTGAATAAAGGATGGAGGAGAAGAAGAGGGTGTAGACAGAGGGCTCTTGACCCCTACAGGGGCAGCAGGATAAGGAACAGAGTGGGGCAGAAGGTGGGTTATTAAGAAGCATCTTGCTTACTGACATGAAGCCACGTGCCCAGCGAGAGCACAGATGAGGCCTCATTGGCGTAGAGGAGGCCCTTGGAGGGCAGGCACACGGTGCCCAACTAGCCAGCCAAGGCCAACGTCCCAGGGGTAGGGCGGAAGTGGGGTGGCGTGCACAGGGCACCCAGCCCAGGCCTCTgctgcccccacctccctccccaccctctgaGAGAAAAGACGGTTTGGGCCTCAGCCACCGACTGACGCCGTTACCGGCAGCGTCTCCTTAAACTACAGAGATACAATGTGTATCAACAGGGTGATCGCTTCTGACCCACTGAGGCAGACAGCTAGAGGTGCTGCATGGGCCAGAACCAATCCTACAGTATCTTTGGTTTGTGGGTTTCCTTCCCGACTTGAATCCTCCCTCTGTCCAGCCTCCGGGGTGGGCCTCAGGGCTGGGAATGGGCTGCTCGATGGCCCAAGGCCCAGCCTGATGGCCCTTGGAGGCTGGGGGTGCTGCCCTTGCCAGCCGCAGGCAGCTTACTCACTGGGGTGCTGGGACTTGTAGGAGAGGATCTCGGCAGCCAGCTGCTGGGGGTCCAGGAGCTGCGGGAAGCGCCCCATCACAGCCTCCACCAGGTGCGGGGGAAACACACCACACAGCTTGGTATACACGCTGGCCTGCTCCTTGGCCAGGCTGCCTGCCCTGCCCCACGGGCTCCTGCCAGCCCCTGGGCTCTGCACTGGGGGCTCCTGAAGGACTGGTGTGGGTGGGGGCAGTGGGTACGGTTCAGACCAGTACTCTCGAGGTGGAAAggcagggggcgggggtgggTAGTCGGCAGGGACACTGAAGTGGCCAGCACCCATGGCCCGGCCAAAGGCAGAGAAGGCCGCAGTGGCTGGGAGCTCAGATCCATAGGGACTGTAGCCCGTGTACGGGGCTCGGGGTGGGCCCGGCTCACCAGGGCCTCCTCCTCGAACCCCCCAAAGTTCTGACATCTGGCTCTCCAGGGAGCCAATGCCCGAGTCCAGGCAATCCTGGGAGATGTACGGGAGTGAGTCCAGGGTCTGCGGGAGCCAGTCTGTGGGCCCGAAGCTGCTGCCACTGCCCCCGCTAGGTGCGAGGCTCCTTCCTGATGGGGCATAGGTCTGTGTTAGACCCTCTTGGCGGGACCCTGGGGATGCCTGGGCCCCCAGCTTCTTCCCATCCAGGCTGCACTGCTCACTCTCTGTTAGCAGAGAGCTGGACTGGGATGAAGGTGAAGGCCGCCGGCCACTTTTGTCCTTGCTTGGGGCCCTGGGGGGTGAGAGGAGAGCATTGGCACGGAGCTCATCTGCCACAGAGCGCTGGGGGCAGCTTGGCCGCTCTGGGTGGAAGAATCGGCACTTGATCCCATAGGTGCATTTCCTCCCTGGAAGAGGAATCAAGAGGGACTCTAAGCAGGGGCACTTCAGAACCAGGGGTGGCACAGGAAACGGGGTTGGGTGGTCCAATGGTGGAGGTCCCCAAGAGGAAAACAGGGCACAGGCAGACAGGTGAGAGGAAGGGCAGGAGTGAGGAGGGCCGGGGAGGGCAGGCTGGGTTCCATACCATAGGGACACGGCTGCTTCCTGTGCTCCAAAGTGAGTGGCTTCTTACGCAggaagttgtccaggctgggcccGTGCCGGCCCAGTGGGTCATCAGGGGGCATAAACCTGCAGAGGGTGCAAAGAACTCTCTGGATGTGGGAGCCATGCAGGGACTTCTAATTGTTGAGAAGGGGCCAATGGCAAGCCTTGCTGGGAAGAACAGGAGAGTGACATCTAAAACTGGGGCCTGTCCAGGACCCCCCAAAACTGTTCTATGGGTGGGATCATACCAAGGGAGCAGAAAGGGATCCCCGGTCTAGAGGGCCACAGCCCATGGGCACCTTTAGGGGAACTCCCTCTCTGAGGTCGTCGGGGGATGGCAGCCCGCACCCACTGGCCCATGGCCTCTGCTCAAGAGATGCCATGTTGGTTTGTAGAGAGGCCACCTGGAACCATCAACCACATCCCCTCATAAGTGCTACGGCTCTATCTCCCAAATTAGCCACTCTCTCCACCCCACAGCCTGCCTGGTGCCGATCTGATTTCTCCTATGTGGTGAGCTATCTGTCTCACTCTCAAAGCTGCCTGGAGCCAAGACCGCAACCTCTCATGGCCACAGGGCCCCGCAGAGCCCAGCCCCCAGCTCCACCCTTGCCAAGGGCATCTCTGGCTTCCCCTGTGGACCCCAAGTCTGTCAGGGCCTCTGGGAGGGAACATACTTGTCATTGACGAAGGAGTACATGAGCAGCCGCTCCTCGATGAAGCGCTTCCACTCCTGCCGCTCGCCTTGGAGGTCGCGGTACGTGTCGTTGGAAACCACTATCCCGTCAGACTCGTAGGCCAGCTTCACAATGAATCTGTCGTCATAGCACACCACCCGCTTGCCACCCACGCGTCGTGACGGTGTGAACACCAGGATCTTCTTCTTCTCCAGTTCCCGCAGGATGTGCTGGTCTGGGAGGTGACAGGGGTGCACACAGGTCAGGGCCCAGCGGGACCTACAGCCAGGCCTACAGGGCTCCCTAACCTGCTGGCAGCCACGTGCAGGAGTGGTTAACGCCAAGGTCATGGGGGCAAGAACTAACTCTGCTGAGGCCTCTTCCACGCCGCAGCCCCTCCCTTGGCCTGGCACAGTTTGCTGCCTGAAGACCAAGAACATCTGAGCACAGGTGGCAGGGCCTGCATGGCAGAGGCTCCAAGCACAGAGCTGGCCttgttccttttctccctctggaCATTAGGCCTGTTCAAGCCAGATGTGGTCTTGGCTTTGGCTTTCATCCAGCCTGTTCTGAGGGGTCCGTGAATGAGCCGCAGCTTGCTCTGGGGTGGGAGAAGTATCTTGGCTCTGTCCCTTGCATTGCCAGGACAAGGTCGCTAAATCCCATGGTGGGGAAAGGTCAGGCCACTCACCATGCCCCACCTGGGGAactgctgggaccacagggacaCAGATGTGTGGTGCAAGTGGAAAGGGCCCCTCTTCCTGGAGCCTACAGTCCCAGACAGGCTGCCCCCAGATCTCAAGACTTCTAGAGAAACTGATTCAGTTTTTACCTCCAAAGGCTGGGGGCTCTTGCAAGAACAGTGGTAACAGCTAACATACACTGagcatctaccatgtgccaggtactcttCTCAGCACTTACCATGTGTTAACTTATATGACCTCATGAGGAAGGCAATGCTGTCAACACCCCCCACCGACACCGACCCCATGTTTCAGATGAGGAGCATGTGGCTCAGAGGAGGGCTAACAGAGGTCCCTGTCCAGGCCAGGGCACCAAGACGGGGCAGAGCCGGGATTCCAACTCTGGCTGTCTCGACTCAGAGCCCACAGGCTTAACCA
This portion of the Pongo abelii isolate AG06213 chromosome 1, NHGRI_mPonAbe1-v2.0_pri, whole genome shotgun sequence genome encodes:
- the ZC3H12A gene encoding endoribonuclease ZC3H12A, which gives rise to MSGPCGEKPVLEASPTMSLWEFEDSHSRQGTPKPAQEPAAEEASAVELQMKVDFFRKLGYSSTEIHSVLQKLGIQADTNTVLGELVKHGTATERERQASPDPCPQLPLVPRGGGTPKAPNLEPPLSEEDKEGSDLRPVVIDGSNVAMSHGNKEVFSCRGILLAVNWFLERGHTDITVFVPSWRKEQPRPDVPITDQHILRELEKKKILVFTPSRRVGGKRVVCYDDRFIVKLAYESDGIVVSNDTYRDLQGERQEWKRFIEERLLMYSFVNDKFMPPDDPLGRHGPSLDNFLRKKPLTLEHRKQPCPYGRKCTYGIKCRFFHPERPSCPQRSVADELRANALLSPPRAPSKDKSGRRPSPSSQSSSLLTESEQCSLDGKKLGAQASPGSRQEGLTQTYAPSGRSLAPSGGSGSSFGPTDWLPQTLDSLPYISQDCLDSGIGSLESQMSELWGVRGGGPGEPGPPRAPYTGYSPYGSELPATAAFSAFGRAMGAGHFSVPADYPPPPPAFPPREYWSEPYPLPPPTPVLQEPPVQSPGAGRSPWGRAGSLAKEQASVYTKLCGVFPPHLVEAVMGRFPQLLDPQQLAAEILSYKSQHPSE